One region of Streptomyces davaonensis JCM 4913 genomic DNA includes:
- a CDS encoding right-handed parallel beta-helix repeat-containing protein: MRYSTGRHRRTRTLSIAAAVAVAAGAGGVYLGLSEGGAEAASTTVTVSTTAQLQSAVTSAVAGTTIQVRGGTYTPTATIKSTANGTSSARITLKAYGGEKVKIDGSKLADGSWLAGIYGDYWTVSGITFQNSPAQGFVATSSVGGVFKNLVTANNGDSGFTLRGDGTSDNLVQNLDSYGNYDPAEHGQNADGIAVKFGSGTGNRITGARLYNNSDDGLDLWQFSSPITIDHSWAFGNGKNRWGDGAFEGNGNGYKLGGGGVTVAHVVNNDAAWDNTLNGFTENSNPGAIVLNRNTAYSNAEAGFYFATGKARLARNLAVSNKGGLSKLGSGTVSAANNWDSGVATPGFKSVDAAGAYGARKADGSLPTTTFLTTGSTTIGATMN, from the coding sequence GTGCGGTACAGCACCGGACGCCACCGCAGGACCCGCACCCTCTCCATCGCCGCCGCCGTGGCCGTCGCCGCGGGGGCGGGCGGCGTCTACCTCGGCCTCTCCGAAGGCGGCGCCGAGGCCGCCTCGACGACGGTCACCGTCTCCACCACCGCACAGCTCCAGTCGGCCGTCACGAGCGCGGTCGCCGGGACCACGATCCAGGTCCGCGGCGGCACCTACACGCCGACGGCCACGATCAAGTCCACGGCGAACGGCACGAGTTCGGCACGGATCACGTTGAAGGCGTACGGCGGTGAGAAGGTGAAGATCGACGGCTCCAAGCTGGCCGACGGCTCCTGGCTGGCCGGGATCTACGGCGACTACTGGACCGTCTCCGGGATCACCTTCCAGAACTCCCCGGCCCAGGGCTTCGTCGCCACCTCCTCCGTGGGCGGCGTCTTCAAGAACCTCGTCACCGCGAACAACGGCGACTCCGGGTTCACCCTGCGCGGCGACGGCACCAGCGACAACCTCGTGCAGAACCTGGACAGTTACGGCAACTACGACCCGGCCGAGCACGGGCAGAATGCCGACGGCATCGCGGTGAAGTTCGGCTCCGGGACGGGCAACCGGATCACCGGGGCGCGGCTGTACAACAACTCCGATGACGGCCTCGACCTGTGGCAGTTCTCCTCGCCGATCACCATCGACCACTCCTGGGCCTTCGGCAACGGCAAGAACCGCTGGGGCGACGGCGCCTTCGAGGGCAACGGCAACGGGTACAAGCTGGGCGGCGGGGGCGTCACGGTCGCGCATGTCGTCAACAACGACGCGGCCTGGGACAACACGCTGAACGGCTTCACCGAGAACTCCAACCCGGGCGCGATCGTGCTGAACCGGAACACCGCGTACTCCAACGCCGAGGCCGGCTTCTACTTCGCCACGGGCAAGGCACGGCTCGCGCGGAACCTGGCGGTCAGCAACAAGGGCGGGCTGTCGAAGCTGGGTTCGGGGACGGTGTCGGCCGCGAACAACTGGGACAGTGGGGTGGCCACGCCGGGCTTCAAGTCGGTCGATGCGGCCGGCGCGTACGGTGCTCGCAAGGCGGACGGGTCGCTGCCGACGACGACCTTCCTGACCACCGGATCCACCACCATCGGCGCCACGATGAACTGA
- a CDS encoding pectate lyase, translated as MTAPAEQHVRHRRKVSKRRAVIAGASALGITGAAIVTTTMLSSAGAASTWPTAKGSQAVSSTIKVSGTYDGGYKKFYGSGALGGDSQDEGQDPVFQLADGAVLKNVIIGTPAADGVHCMGSCTLQNVWWLDVGEDAATFKGKSTSSVYTVYGGGAKNGSDKVLQFNGAGKLVVSKFQVADSGKLVRTCGNCSTQYKRTVIINDVDVTAPMNSIAGINANYGDTASLRKVRIHGDSAKKIKTCVRFKGNNTGAEPTQIGVGPDGTSCRFTASDITYQ; from the coding sequence ATGACTGCACCAGCTGAACAGCACGTCCGCCACCGCCGCAAGGTCAGCAAGCGGCGGGCGGTGATCGCCGGGGCGTCGGCGCTCGGCATCACCGGCGCGGCGATCGTCACCACGACGATGCTGTCCTCCGCGGGCGCCGCGTCCACTTGGCCGACCGCCAAGGGCAGCCAGGCTGTGAGCAGCACCATCAAGGTCTCGGGCACATACGACGGCGGCTACAAGAAGTTCTACGGCAGCGGCGCGCTCGGCGGCGACAGCCAGGACGAGGGCCAGGACCCGGTCTTCCAGTTGGCCGACGGCGCGGTCCTGAAGAACGTGATCATCGGTACCCCCGCCGCCGACGGTGTGCACTGCATGGGCTCGTGCACGCTTCAGAACGTGTGGTGGCTGGACGTCGGCGAGGACGCGGCGACCTTCAAGGGCAAGTCCACCTCGTCGGTGTACACGGTCTACGGCGGCGGCGCGAAGAACGGCTCGGACAAGGTCCTCCAGTTCAACGGCGCGGGCAAGCTGGTCGTGAGCAAGTTCCAGGTCGCCGACTCCGGCAAGCTGGTGCGCACTTGCGGCAACTGCTCCACGCAGTACAAGCGCACGGTCATCATCAACGACGTGGATGTCACCGCGCCGATGAACTCGATCGCGGGCATCAACGCCAACTACGGTGACACGGCGTCGCTGCGCAAGGTCCGGATCCACGGCGACAGCGCCAAGAAGATCAAGACGTGCGTCCGCTTCAAGGGCAACAACACCGGTGCCGAGCCGACCCAGATCGGCGTCGGCCCGGACGGAACGTCGTGCCGCTTCACGGCGTCTGACATCACGTACCAGTAG
- a CDS encoding SigE family RNA polymerase sigma factor codes for MGTVVDDAASVEFHAFFERHYAELSRLAHLLTGEADAADDLAADALLALWHRWDRVRAADHPVAYARGVVANLARTRIRSAVRERRRMALFWSQRGEKTENPDVAGVVDVQEALRRLPFRKRACVVLRHAFDLSEKDTALALGVSVGTVKSQTSKGMAELQRLLGPKAAPLRMHAAMARTGDAAGRDR; via the coding sequence GTGGGCACAGTCGTCGACGACGCAGCCTCGGTGGAGTTCCATGCCTTCTTCGAGCGCCACTACGCCGAACTCTCGCGCCTGGCCCACCTGTTGACGGGTGAGGCGGACGCCGCCGACGATCTGGCCGCGGACGCCCTGCTGGCGCTGTGGCACCGCTGGGACCGGGTCCGCGCGGCCGACCACCCCGTCGCCTACGCCCGCGGCGTGGTCGCCAACCTCGCCCGCACCCGGATCCGCAGCGCGGTGCGCGAGCGGCGCCGGATGGCCCTGTTCTGGTCGCAGCGCGGGGAGAAGACCGAGAACCCGGACGTGGCCGGTGTGGTCGACGTGCAGGAGGCGCTGCGTAGACTGCCGTTCCGCAAGCGGGCCTGTGTGGTGCTGCGGCACGCCTTCGACCTCTCGGAGAAGGACACCGCGCTCGCCCTGGGTGTCTCGGTGGGTACGGTGAAGAGCCAGACCTCGAAGGGGATGGCGGAACTCCAGCGACTGCTCGGCCCCAAGGCCGCACCGCTCAGGATGCATGCGGCGATGGCGCGCACCGGTGACGCCGCGGGAAGGGACCGATGA